From the Accumulibacter sp. genome, one window contains:
- a CDS encoding N4-gp56 family major capsid protein, giving the protein MTTTAIPYGAPQAISLQSVALFSACMQRLTILNRLAGKMPTQDESEDKLRFHTSNDYPIVRCKDLSRGPGDEIKFDLVQPIGGKPIMGAAYAEGNGDPMDFAFDSLRINQYRKPISGGDSMSQQRTPHQLRKLARAQALNFIKRYEDQSALVHLAGARGSDYNIEWAVPLTSDPDFSSIMINPVRAPTRNRHYLASSGSLKKVVAAGNEITIASTDTMTADVIDALRTKLDSMPLPPQGVRFDGDQAADDAPLRVLLVSSEQYTSIVQSTNFRTFQANAMARAGMAKNHPIFMGEAGLWNGILIVKMPKPIRFFAGDSLRWCASTSSLTETATDLVPAAFGTTFAIDRAILLGGQALGEAFGKARKSGDSYFWSEKELDHDDKLEVLVGGIGGKSKIRYLMDFGSGMEYTDHGVIAIDTAVRLVP; this is encoded by the coding sequence ATGACCACCACAGCCATCCCATACGGCGCCCCGCAGGCGATCAGTCTGCAGTCGGTTGCTCTTTTCTCGGCGTGCATGCAGCGCCTCACCATCCTCAACCGCCTGGCCGGCAAGATGCCGACGCAGGACGAGTCCGAAGACAAGTTGCGGTTCCACACGTCGAACGACTACCCGATCGTGCGCTGCAAGGACCTCTCCCGAGGCCCAGGCGATGAGATCAAGTTCGACCTCGTACAACCGATCGGCGGCAAGCCGATCATGGGCGCCGCATACGCCGAGGGTAACGGCGACCCCATGGACTTCGCGTTCGACTCACTGCGGATCAACCAGTACCGCAAGCCGATCAGTGGTGGCGACTCGATGTCGCAGCAGCGCACGCCGCATCAGTTGCGCAAGCTGGCCAGGGCTCAGGCGCTCAACTTCATCAAGCGCTACGAGGACCAGTCGGCGCTGGTGCATTTGGCCGGCGCACGCGGCTCCGACTACAACATCGAATGGGCTGTGCCGCTGACCTCCGACCCCGATTTCTCCAGCATCATGATCAACCCGGTTCGCGCGCCGACGCGCAACAGGCACTACCTGGCGTCGTCCGGTTCGCTCAAGAAGGTCGTTGCGGCCGGTAACGAGATCACGATCGCCTCGACCGACACCATGACGGCCGATGTGATCGACGCGCTGCGCACCAAACTCGACAGCATGCCGTTGCCGCCGCAGGGGGTCCGGTTCGACGGCGATCAGGCCGCCGATGATGCCCCGCTGCGCGTGCTGCTGGTGTCGTCCGAGCAGTACACATCGATCGTCCAGAGCACCAACTTCCGCACCTTCCAGGCCAACGCGATGGCACGTGCCGGGATGGCCAAGAACCACCCGATCTTCATGGGCGAGGCCGGCCTGTGGAACGGCATCCTCATCGTCAAGATGCCGAAGCCGATCCGGTTCTTTGCCGGCGACAGCCTGCGCTGGTGCGCGTCGACGTCAAGCCTCACCGAGACGGCAACGGACCTCGTGCCCGCGGCGTTCGGTACGACGTTCGCCATCGACCGGGCGATTCTGCTTGGCGGGCAGGCGCTTGGCGAGGCGTTCGGCAAGGCGCGCAAGAGCGGTGACTCGTACTTCTGGTCGGAGAAGGAACTGGACCACGACGACAAGCTGGAAGTGCTCGTCGGCGGAATCGGTGGCAAGTCGAAGATTCGCTACCTGATGGACTTCGGGTCTGGCATGGAATACACCGACCACGGAGTCATCGCCATCGACACTGCCGTCAGGCTGGTTCCGTAA
- a CDS encoding terminase small subunit codes for MSRFNEHGLTAQQEEFAVAVAAGSSLSDAYRQAYPRSLRWAPETVHEAASRMAASYKVKARTAALRAAAAKASTLEAARVLDEIAKLAHSDVSGIMHPDGRVKLPHELDAATRAAVASFEIDANGRIKYRFWDKNAALEKAARHLGLYEKDNEQQATPIRDMLASLGGKVIVPKKSHGDRQEPSGASSE; via the coding sequence ATGAGCCGGTTCAACGAGCATGGTTTGACGGCGCAGCAGGAGGAGTTTGCTGTGGCCGTGGCTGCCGGGTCGAGCCTGTCCGACGCGTATCGACAAGCGTACCCGCGGTCATTGCGGTGGGCGCCAGAAACGGTTCACGAGGCTGCCAGCAGGATGGCGGCGAGTTACAAGGTAAAAGCAAGGACTGCCGCCTTGCGTGCCGCAGCAGCAAAGGCTTCGACCCTGGAAGCCGCCCGTGTGCTGGACGAGATCGCGAAGCTGGCGCACTCCGACGTGTCCGGGATCATGCACCCGGACGGGCGCGTGAAGTTGCCGCACGAGTTGGATGCTGCGACACGCGCAGCGGTGGCGTCCTTCGAGATCGACGCGAACGGGCGGATCAAGTACCGGTTCTGGGACAAGAACGCGGCGCTGGAGAAGGCGGCCAGGCACCTGGGCCTGTACGAGAAGGACAACGAGCAGCAGGCTACGCCGATACGCGACATGCTCGCGTCGCTCGGCGGCAAGGTGATTGTGCCGAAGAAAAGCCACGGTGACCGGCAGGAGCCAAGCGGTGCCAGCAGCGAGTAG
- a CDS encoding spike base protein, RCAP_Rcc01079 family has translation MSNVRTSSSAVRYGAVTPSDSTDLQFKRLYVGGTGNVVVKNAVDGAAVTFSAVPAGAQLDVSGGRVMAATTATNIVWMDW, from the coding sequence ATGAGCAACGTGAGAACATCGAGTTCGGCCGTCCGTTACGGCGCCGTGACGCCGAGCGATAGCACCGACTTGCAGTTCAAGCGGCTGTACGTCGGTGGCACAGGAAACGTCGTCGTCAAGAACGCTGTGGACGGGGCAGCCGTGACGTTTTCTGCCGTGCCCGCAGGCGCGCAGCTCGACGTCTCTGGCGGCAGGGTCATGGCCGCTACGACCGCGACCAACATCGTCTGGATGGACTGGTAG
- a CDS encoding terminase yields MTGRSQAVPAASSRQPGDELFDAESIEAIREILDDPDIRLSRLYWIITKGEDDHDELVVRFDPNVVQRKLLAKLWHRNLVLKARQRGITTLMAILWLDTALFSTGPVYCGIIAHEREAAEEIFRTKVVFAYEHLPAWLKKEFPLEKKTATELVFAHNGATIRVATSMRSGTIHRLHVSELGKIAAKYPFKAREVLTGSIPAVPTSGVLVVESTAEGQDGAFYDLAQIAKAAADARRPLTEKDYRFHFFSWWDADEYELDPGLVVMTDHDQEYFRRVESIIGRPISLRKRAWYVATRRSDFADEAPLMWQEYPSYPDEAFSVSMEGCYYATQITTARLQGRIVPSLPRVSAPVNTFWDIGKDDMTCIWFHQRVGPENRFIRYYEASGEDLDHYASELQKTGFIFGTHYLPHEADHKRIGRDADHNQSIREMLEELLPGQRFRVVPRVTQLMAGIQATRRQFASCLFDESGCQQGIKRLSGYRKRWDRARGCWSDDHEHNDDSHGADAFRQFGQVADRGDTFVVATVSESSRSSRRTSDWRL; encoded by the coding sequence GTGACCGGCAGGAGCCAAGCGGTGCCAGCAGCGAGTAGCCGGCAGCCTGGCGACGAGCTGTTCGACGCTGAGAGCATCGAGGCGATACGGGAGATCCTTGACGACCCGGACATTCGCCTGAGCCGGCTGTACTGGATCATCACCAAAGGCGAAGACGATCATGATGAGTTGGTAGTCCGTTTCGATCCGAACGTCGTGCAGCGCAAGCTGTTGGCTAAGCTGTGGCATCGAAACCTGGTACTCAAGGCACGCCAGCGTGGCATCACTACGCTGATGGCGATTCTATGGCTCGACACGGCGCTGTTTTCCACGGGGCCGGTTTACTGCGGGATCATCGCCCACGAGCGAGAGGCTGCGGAGGAGATCTTCAGGACGAAGGTCGTGTTCGCCTACGAGCACCTGCCGGCCTGGTTGAAGAAGGAATTCCCGCTCGAGAAGAAGACGGCGACGGAGCTGGTCTTTGCGCACAACGGCGCGACGATCCGGGTCGCGACATCGATGAGGTCGGGCACGATCCATCGGCTTCACGTCAGCGAGCTGGGGAAGATCGCCGCGAAGTATCCGTTCAAGGCCCGGGAGGTGCTCACCGGCTCGATTCCGGCCGTGCCGACGTCCGGCGTACTGGTGGTCGAAAGCACCGCCGAGGGGCAGGACGGGGCCTTCTACGACCTCGCGCAAATCGCCAAGGCGGCCGCTGACGCGAGGCGCCCGCTGACCGAGAAGGACTACCGCTTTCATTTCTTCTCGTGGTGGGACGCCGACGAGTATGAGCTCGATCCGGGCCTCGTCGTCATGACCGATCATGACCAAGAGTATTTCCGGCGCGTCGAGTCGATCATCGGGCGCCCGATCTCGCTGCGCAAGCGCGCGTGGTACGTGGCTACTCGGCGATCGGACTTCGCCGACGAGGCGCCGCTGATGTGGCAGGAGTACCCGAGCTATCCGGACGAGGCCTTTTCCGTGTCGATGGAAGGCTGCTACTACGCGACTCAGATCACCACGGCGCGCCTGCAGGGCCGCATCGTGCCGAGTCTGCCGCGCGTCTCGGCTCCGGTGAACACCTTCTGGGACATCGGCAAGGACGACATGACGTGCATCTGGTTCCACCAGCGTGTCGGGCCGGAAAACCGGTTCATCCGGTACTACGAGGCAAGCGGCGAGGATCTCGACCACTACGCTTCCGAGCTGCAGAAAACCGGCTTCATTTTCGGCACCCACTACCTGCCGCACGAGGCGGACCACAAGCGGATCGGCCGAGACGCGGACCACAACCAGAGCATTCGCGAGATGTTGGAAGAGTTGCTGCCCGGTCAGCGCTTCAGAGTGGTGCCGCGGGTGACGCAACTGATGGCCGGGATACAGGCGACTCGCCGACAGTTTGCGTCGTGCCTGTTCGATGAGTCGGGATGCCAGCAAGGCATCAAGCGGCTATCGGGATACCGCAAGCGCTGGGATCGCGCGCGAGGTTGTTGGTCGGACGATCATGAGCACAATGACGACTCTCATGGCGCGGACGCCTTTCGGCAGTTCGGACAGGTGGCTGATCGGGGCGACACGTTCGTTGTGGCAACGGTTTCGGAGTCGTCGCGGTCGTCAAGGCGCACATCGGATTGGAGGTTGTAG
- a CDS encoding DUF7696 family protein, with translation MCGSRPCDSPSCTWSEAHRARCEARTVMRWPAQNRKAYYAKVAEKRGDAAARQLVADVSTEWRIGGDRLQRA, from the coding sequence ATGTGCGGGTCTAGGCCATGCGACTCGCCGTCGTGCACCTGGAGCGAGGCGCACAGAGCCCGCTGCGAGGCCCGGACCGTCATGCGGTGGCCAGCGCAGAACCGCAAGGCGTACTACGCGAAGGTGGCGGAGAAGCGCGGCGACGCTGCGGCGCGACAGCTCGTGGCGGATGTTTCGACGGAATGGAGGATCGGCGGTGATCGGTTGCAACGGGCTTGA